The following proteins come from a genomic window of Pirellula staleyi DSM 6068:
- a CDS encoding SUMF1/EgtB/PvdO family nonheme iron enzyme, whose protein sequence is MKTLLKSLAVIVVMASLVAAQENAAKPAIVDTTGEEAYAKLKGGRAGEEREFEIAPGVKMKFVWCPPGEFVMGSPPSEERRETREAQAKVTLSKGFWISKTEVTQSQWTAVMGSNPLDGIGPYGKPHPEKNKSPHLPIVGVSWDDAQVFMEKVNSTLGSEDGGKMSLPTEAQYEYAARAGETGMYPGGSLDEVAWHDGNSGGYPKPVGTKKANAWGLHDMNGSAWEWVQDCYFEELPSGTDPIAKETGPDRVIRGGCWFKEATRCRLATRSYRWQGASQCFSIGFRMVRNSWPVEVSRAAIDPEIKGQNVTKVSYKGSSSEQSFEQTGPKSWKSGKAVYNEVKRSEWNVHLQRAAEVDERVQIDLSQMTIHFRGQGPKEVLPILSASKQLSAAAEAAIEQARLSSAESAESRADQGITNSIGMKLVPIAKGKFQMGSLYREEGYQFAEQRHEVTLTRHYYLGAFEVTQAQYAKLMGNNPSKFQGDNVNNVDSSNHPVDQASWEDAVEFCKRLSELPEEKAAGRVYRLPTEAEWEYACRAGSRAPFGFGGLELADDYGWFSSNCKGISQPVGKKEPNAWGLYDMHGNVMEWCSDWAGDYPEGPVSDPTGPKEGFSRMIRGGAWLTPAMLGRSGNRAFHFPSDTRSDYVGFRVALSSPEMSKQSAPSQDKSSGAGRN, encoded by the coding sequence ATGAAAACACTACTGAAATCACTCGCTGTAATTGTTGTCATGGCAAGCCTGGTAGCGGCACAAGAAAATGCAGCCAAGCCAGCCATCGTCGATACCACTGGTGAAGAGGCTTACGCAAAGCTTAAGGGAGGCCGTGCCGGGGAGGAGCGTGAGTTCGAGATCGCGCCCGGTGTAAAGATGAAGTTCGTCTGGTGCCCGCCTGGTGAGTTCGTGATGGGGAGCCCGCCCTCCGAGGAGCGCAGGGAAACCAGAGAAGCTCAGGCCAAAGTCACCCTGAGCAAGGGCTTTTGGATCTCAAAAACCGAAGTGACCCAGTCGCAGTGGACGGCGGTGATGGGGAGCAATCCACTGGATGGCATAGGCCCCTACGGCAAGCCTCACCCCGAGAAGAACAAAAGTCCCCATCTCCCTATCGTGGGCGTCAGTTGGGACGACGCCCAGGTGTTTATGGAAAAGGTGAATTCCACGCTTGGGAGCGAGGATGGCGGAAAGATGTCTTTGCCGACCGAAGCGCAGTACGAATACGCGGCGCGAGCGGGCGAGACAGGAATGTACCCCGGAGGCAGTCTGGATGAGGTGGCGTGGCACGATGGCAACAGCGGCGGTTATCCAAAACCGGTAGGCACGAAGAAGGCGAATGCCTGGGGCCTGCACGACATGAACGGGAGTGCCTGGGAGTGGGTTCAGGATTGTTACTTCGAGGAATTGCCGAGCGGAACGGATCCGATTGCCAAGGAAACAGGTCCCGATCGGGTGATCCGGGGCGGCTGCTGGTTCAAGGAAGCCACCCGCTGCAGACTGGCGACCCGTAGCTATCGGTGGCAGGGGGCGAGTCAATGCTTCAGTATCGGGTTCCGGATGGTTCGTAATAGCTGGCCGGTGGAGGTTTCCAGGGCAGCCATCGACCCCGAGATTAAAGGTCAAAACGTCACCAAGGTCTCCTACAAGGGTTCATCTTCCGAGCAGTCGTTTGAGCAGACCGGACCCAAGAGTTGGAAGAGCGGGAAAGCAGTCTACAACGAGGTGAAACGCAGCGAGTGGAATGTGCATCTCCAGCGGGCCGCTGAAGTCGACGAGCGAGTGCAAATCGACCTCTCCCAAATGACGATTCATTTTCGTGGTCAGGGGCCGAAAGAGGTGCTCCCGATCTTGAGTGCGTCAAAACAGCTTTCTGCCGCAGCCGAGGCGGCGATAGAGCAAGCTCGACTGAGCAGTGCCGAATCCGCAGAGTCACGGGCTGATCAGGGAATTACCAACAGCATTGGTATGAAGCTGGTGCCGATCGCTAAGGGAAAATTTCAAATGGGCTCGCTGTATAGAGAAGAGGGTTACCAGTTCGCAGAGCAACGGCACGAAGTCACACTCACTCGGCACTACTACCTGGGCGCTTTCGAGGTGACTCAAGCCCAGTATGCGAAGCTGATGGGCAACAACCCTAGTAAATTTCAAGGAGACAATGTCAATAACGTTGATAGCTCGAATCATCCCGTCGATCAGGCTTCGTGGGAGGACGCTGTCGAATTCTGCAAGAGGCTTTCAGAGTTGCCCGAGGAGAAGGCGGCCGGTCGGGTGTATCGCTTACCGACGGAGGCGGAGTGGGAGTACGCCTGCCGAGCTGGTAGTCGCGCCCCTTTCGGGTTTGGAGGGCTGGAATTAGCTGACGACTACGGCTGGTTCTCTTCGAATTGTAAAGGCATATCGCAGCCGGTCGGCAAGAAGGAGCCGAACGCCTGGGGTCTGTATGACATGCACGGCAATGTGATGGAGTGGTGCAGCGACTGGGCCGGTGATTACCCCGAGGGCCCGGTCAGCGATCCCACCGGCCCCAAGGAGGGCTTTAGCCGAATGATCCGTGGCGGCGCTTGGTTGACGCCCGCAATGTTAGGGAGGTCAGGGAACCGGGCCTTTCATTTCCCTTCTGATACTCGCTCCGACTACGTCGGCTTCCGCGTGGCCCTGAGTTCCCCAGAAATGTCCAAGCAGTCGGCTCCGTCGCAAGACAAGTCAAGCGGAGCCGGGCGGAACTGA
- a CDS encoding tetratricopeptide repeat protein: protein MFIPLKPNSSVAIFLIALTATTGCASMGLKKPAIPTAPVVSKASSEKLDELPTSQTVQLCLTTAGELVQEGHLTEAIQLYQKARSLDPEAVDYSRILAALYDGQGEYSKAIDEYRLAIQKLPGDANLLNDYGCLHKRHGNFVEAELHLRQAVALDATNDRAKTNLAIALAQQMKYQEAFDLFAAVSGPAAAHSNIGMIKARQGKTEEAKTALRTALSMNANNPPAHAMLTYLESPKPQIQK from the coding sequence ATGTTCATACCGCTCAAGCCCAATAGCTCTGTTGCTATCTTCCTGATTGCGCTCACAGCTACTACAGGCTGCGCGAGCATGGGTCTCAAAAAACCGGCGATTCCCACAGCACCAGTGGTCTCGAAAGCCTCGTCTGAAAAACTCGACGAGCTTCCCACTTCACAAACGGTGCAGTTATGTCTCACCACCGCTGGAGAGCTAGTGCAAGAGGGACATCTTACCGAAGCAATTCAGCTGTACCAAAAGGCTCGTTCACTCGATCCTGAGGCGGTTGATTACTCGCGAATCCTCGCCGCACTCTACGATGGTCAAGGGGAATACTCGAAAGCGATTGACGAGTATCGACTTGCAATTCAAAAGCTTCCCGGCGATGCCAATCTGCTGAACGACTATGGCTGTCTCCACAAACGCCACGGCAACTTCGTCGAGGCCGAGCTGCACTTGCGTCAAGCTGTTGCACTTGATGCCACGAACGATCGCGCCAAGACCAATCTTGCCATCGCCCTCGCTCAGCAAATGAAGTACCAGGAGGCCTTTGATCTTTTCGCAGCCGTGTCTGGTCCGGCAGCAGCACACAGCAATATCGGCATGATCAAAGCCCGACAAGGCAAAACCGAAGAGGCTAAAACAGCGCTCCGCACCGCTCTCTCGATGAATGCTAACAACCCTCCAGCACACGCCATGCTCACCTATCTCGAAAGCCCCAAGCCTCAAATTCAAAAATAG
- a CDS encoding pilus assembly protein N-terminal domain-containing protein — protein MTISSLKNRASRKQQYTAAALMTLLGWASTTATAQQALAPVDTVLQIRQAAYQQDGAQLPAAIPPGTLPSAPLPPAAFAPATGAPSPMLQQVPFLPTPMPMANPAVPMVPSGQGAQPLPPPAAGPQRLELLPPLPPGMANPVPTAEVSQRFDRFIQRKIDPENTLEVILGRPRILVFNETPKRIYLPDESIAAFQVIDDRQISIVGRSVGSTALNLWVIDPETGKEIVLSYLVKVLPEPQLKERLEAVYAGLEREINQAFPRSKIQLSLIGDQLAVRGQAHDAVEANQILQIVARHSPTKSQDEFGRPVQYVQQAAFIDQQRDPLVDQDQAFLRQTVVDSALLARSGIINLLQIPGEQQVMLRVTVAEVNRTAARSIGLNFSVQNNQGTTVFQNLTGQLGAAGGGNLSNVLASLDNGQVILAINALRSLRLAKTLAEPNLTTLNGQQATFRAGGSFPVPQIGGLGGTGLQGTVFVPFGVSIEFTPYVIDRDRIRLKLSAGVSVRDESLGTSIGGSAGAGGTQVAGLNSRTFDSTVELREGQTLAVAGLIQTNMGADSDRVPFWGDLPIIGHTGGFSRTTAGEQELVILVTPELVHPLEACDTPSLPGADVFETGDIEFYLGNHLEARRMRDYRSTVRTDFARIRAGDKLCEDQFIIGPNGPTYGCCDKNSGGCLPASVVPPVIK, from the coding sequence GTGACCATCTCATCGCTTAAGAACCGGGCCAGCCGCAAGCAACAATATACGGCTGCAGCGCTGATGACGCTCCTCGGATGGGCGAGCACCACAGCGACGGCACAGCAAGCGCTAGCGCCGGTCGATACCGTACTGCAAATACGGCAAGCCGCCTATCAACAAGATGGGGCTCAGCTTCCAGCAGCGATTCCTCCTGGTACGCTTCCATCGGCCCCTTTGCCACCAGCTGCGTTCGCACCCGCAACCGGTGCTCCATCGCCGATGCTTCAGCAAGTTCCGTTCTTGCCAACGCCGATGCCAATGGCCAACCCAGCGGTCCCGATGGTTCCGAGCGGTCAGGGAGCTCAGCCTCTTCCACCACCAGCTGCCGGCCCCCAGCGTCTCGAACTGCTGCCACCCCTTCCACCAGGTATGGCAAACCCCGTTCCCACAGCGGAAGTCAGCCAGCGATTCGATCGCTTCATCCAGCGGAAGATCGACCCCGAAAACACCCTCGAAGTAATCCTCGGTCGACCTCGCATATTGGTGTTTAACGAGACCCCCAAACGAATCTATCTGCCTGATGAGAGCATCGCTGCTTTTCAAGTGATCGATGATCGGCAGATCTCGATTGTTGGTCGCAGTGTCGGTTCGACGGCACTGAATCTTTGGGTTATCGATCCTGAGACTGGCAAAGAAATTGTGCTCAGTTATCTCGTGAAAGTGCTTCCCGAGCCGCAACTCAAAGAGCGGCTGGAAGCGGTCTATGCCGGGCTCGAGCGCGAAATTAATCAAGCATTTCCGCGTAGCAAGATTCAACTGAGTTTGATTGGCGACCAATTGGCGGTACGGGGGCAAGCTCACGATGCTGTCGAGGCGAATCAAATTCTGCAAATCGTCGCGCGACATAGTCCCACGAAGTCACAAGACGAGTTTGGACGGCCGGTGCAGTACGTTCAGCAAGCGGCTTTCATTGATCAGCAGCGCGATCCTTTGGTCGATCAGGATCAAGCGTTCCTAAGGCAAACGGTTGTCGACTCAGCACTGCTGGCACGATCAGGCATTATCAATCTGCTCCAGATTCCTGGTGAACAGCAGGTGATGTTGCGAGTGACCGTCGCCGAAGTGAACCGCACTGCTGCCCGCAGCATTGGGCTGAATTTCAGTGTGCAGAACAATCAAGGAACCACCGTATTTCAAAACCTGACGGGCCAGCTTGGCGCAGCAGGTGGTGGCAATCTTTCGAATGTTCTCGCCAGTCTCGATAACGGCCAAGTCATCCTGGCGATCAATGCACTTCGCAGTCTACGACTCGCCAAAACACTGGCAGAGCCCAATCTCACCACACTCAATGGTCAACAAGCCACGTTTCGCGCAGGTGGCAGTTTTCCGGTGCCCCAAATCGGTGGGCTAGGAGGAACAGGTCTCCAAGGAACCGTGTTCGTACCTTTCGGCGTTTCGATTGAATTCACTCCCTACGTGATCGATCGCGATCGCATTCGCTTGAAGCTATCAGCAGGTGTGAGTGTTCGCGATGAAAGTCTTGGCACCAGTATTGGTGGTTCCGCCGGTGCCGGTGGAACACAAGTTGCGGGGCTTAATTCACGGACGTTCGATTCCACGGTCGAGCTGCGAGAAGGACAAACCCTCGCCGTCGCTGGGCTCATTCAAACCAACATGGGGGCCGACAGCGATCGTGTTCCTTTCTGGGGTGATTTGCCAATCATCGGACATACAGGAGGCTTCAGCCGAACGACCGCTGGCGAGCAAGAGTTGGTGATTCTCGTAACGCCCGAGCTTGTCCATCCGCTGGAGGCATGCGACACCCCGTCACTTCCAGGTGCCGATGTTTTTGAAACAGGCGATATCGAGTTCTACCTGGGCAATCATCTCGAAGCACGTCGGATGCGCGACTATCGCAGCACCGTACGAACCGACTTCGCTCGCATTCGTGCAGGTGACAAACTTTGCGAAGACCAATTCATCATCGGCCCAAATGGCCCCACGTACGGCTGTTGCGACAAGAATAGTGGTGGTTGTCTCCCAGCTAGTGTGGTGCCACCGGTCATTAAGTAG
- a CDS encoding DUF192 domain-containing protein, with translation MFVKLCRRATGDVLVANLELATTFSQRFWGLQFRSSLAADTGLLITPCNSIHTCWMRFTIDAIFLNTKGEVLAIKRVAPWRATLPTRGAACVVEVLPESVSVEIGEALSLVPSLVERDQAKRRLSRLQAMLAGDDFLPT, from the coding sequence ATGTTCGTGAAGTTATGCCGCCGAGCAACAGGTGACGTCCTGGTTGCGAATCTCGAACTCGCGACAACTTTCAGCCAGCGCTTCTGGGGTCTGCAATTTCGCTCGTCGCTTGCTGCGGACACAGGTCTACTCATCACACCATGCAACTCAATTCACACTTGCTGGATGCGGTTTACGATCGACGCCATTTTCCTCAATACCAAGGGGGAGGTGCTCGCCATCAAACGAGTCGCACCATGGCGCGCGACGTTGCCAACCCGCGGAGCAGCGTGCGTGGTGGAAGTGCTGCCAGAAAGCGTGAGCGTAGAAATTGGCGAAGCTCTTAGTTTGGTGCCCAGTTTGGTCGAACGCGATCAAGCAAAGCGTCGACTGTCGCGCTTGCAAGCGATGCTAGCCGGTGATGATTTCTTACCAACTTGA
- a CDS encoding type II secretion system F family protein — protein MNAWQVTLVVLLWSSLAAAIYLGWRWLRTSQETRRRALASDDAERAAPVTQLDDMWLLRRWLFLAGYRQPGATTFFALLTLGTTMLGGVAITFFFYSGLYQVMVVSADAVPGGVGEVFLPAVWLSPWIILLGLSALPALVVNRSRQKRVEMIEQDLPLTLELLATLSEAGLGFDAAMQRIQSTRLAVRPLASEFRSYQADLLAGRPRTQSLRRLSSRIQVPAISIFVSALVQAEQLGMGIAQVLRRQADDMRDRRRERANAFAMSLTVKRVIPLVVCFLPGLFVWTLGPFFVQLFQLADSFTRVGGLAP, from the coding sequence ATGAACGCTTGGCAAGTTACACTGGTGGTACTGCTCTGGTCGAGCCTCGCCGCAGCGATTTATCTGGGCTGGCGCTGGCTTCGCACATCGCAGGAAACGCGCCGACGTGCACTTGCGAGCGACGATGCCGAGCGGGCTGCTCCGGTCACGCAACTCGACGACATGTGGCTGCTGCGTCGTTGGTTGTTCCTTGCCGGATATCGCCAGCCTGGTGCGACCACCTTCTTCGCTTTACTCACGCTCGGCACAACAATGCTCGGCGGCGTGGCAATCACATTCTTCTTCTACTCGGGGCTTTACCAGGTCATGGTGGTGAGCGCCGATGCGGTCCCCGGTGGTGTCGGCGAAGTGTTTCTACCAGCTGTTTGGCTTTCGCCATGGATCATCCTGCTCGGATTATCCGCGCTACCAGCATTGGTCGTAAATCGTTCGCGACAGAAGCGTGTGGAGATGATTGAGCAAGACCTGCCGCTGACACTCGAACTGCTCGCCACACTTAGCGAAGCGGGACTCGGTTTTGATGCCGCCATGCAGCGCATTCAGAGTACTCGCTTGGCGGTTCGACCACTGGCAAGTGAGTTTCGTAGTTATCAGGCCGATTTGCTGGCGGGACGTCCGCGCACACAATCGCTCCGGCGTTTGTCGAGTCGTATTCAGGTGCCTGCGATATCGATCTTCGTCTCGGCCCTGGTGCAGGCCGAACAGCTGGGGATGGGAATTGCGCAAGTCTTGCGTAGACAGGCCGACGACATGCGTGATCGACGGCGCGAGCGGGCCAACGCGTTTGCGATGTCGTTGACGGTGAAACGCGTGATTCCGCTGGTGGTTTGCTTCTTGCCGGGACTCTTTGTCTGGACACTCGGTCCGTTCTTCGTACAGCTGTTTCAGCTGGCCGATTCCTTCACACGTGTGGGTGGACTCGCCCCATAG
- a CDS encoding type II secretion system F family protein, whose amino-acid sequence MLLLAAIVVYQWQLISLRSVALGRLASAIDDAVPASRRTSSWSISGPLARPLRIVPYLLGVVLGLIIWLVVGFSLTLSIAFGLIVAMMSAEVEAYLATMKSAKLERQLADAIDLMIGALGAGTGVTSAMAAAIEESSYPLKGQLEDLLARIRLGDDPQAVFRSLSQRIPLETFLLFSSTLAVHWEVGGSLAPTLASAGRTIRDRIEIGRRIQSNIAQSQVSTVFILLLTYFIAAVVWRNSPEQMQAFLNTDMGGSVVAGSMVLQAVGIVWMSAISKAKF is encoded by the coding sequence ATGCTGTTGCTTGCGGCAATCGTCGTCTATCAGTGGCAACTGATCAGCTTGCGAAGCGTCGCACTCGGCCGTCTTGCGTCAGCAATCGACGATGCAGTCCCTGCCTCGCGTCGCACGAGTTCGTGGTCGATCTCGGGTCCGCTTGCACGCCCCTTGCGAATAGTTCCTTATTTGCTGGGAGTGGTACTCGGACTCATCATTTGGCTGGTCGTAGGATTCTCGCTAACACTTTCGATTGCCTTTGGATTGATCGTTGCGATGATGAGCGCCGAAGTGGAAGCCTACCTGGCAACCATGAAAAGTGCGAAGCTTGAGCGGCAGTTGGCTGATGCGATTGACCTGATGATCGGCGCGCTGGGGGCAGGAACTGGCGTGACGAGCGCGATGGCTGCGGCGATCGAAGAGTCGAGTTATCCGCTCAAGGGGCAGCTCGAAGATTTGCTCGCACGCATTCGCTTGGGAGATGACCCACAAGCCGTGTTTCGGAGTTTATCGCAGCGAATTCCACTCGAAACGTTCTTGCTCTTTTCCTCGACGCTCGCCGTTCACTGGGAAGTGGGTGGTAGTCTTGCTCCGACACTTGCCAGCGCCGGCCGAACGATTCGCGATCGAATCGAAATTGGCAGGCGCATTCAGTCGAACATCGCCCAGTCGCAAGTTTCGACAGTCTTCATTCTGCTTCTCACCTACTTCATTGCAGCAGTGGTGTGGCGCAATAGTCCTGAGCAAATGCAGGCTTTTTTGAATACCGATATGGGGGGCAGTGTGGTAGCGGGATCGATGGTGCTGCAAGCGGTCGGAATTGTCTGGATGTCTGCCATTAGCAAGGCGAAGTTCTGA
- a CDS encoding CpaF family protein: MSGDGPVEPSNSRRERSVNSRGILSHISSTLPLDRLRAATKRSTSRGSSSGPSIAAESIVERAGSAAYLVVRGELHQRLLDELDRSNLLSSSEERLTDEVKEFVEGTLASEDLPLNEEERNRLVDDLLEETLGIGPLAPLMSDPAVTDILVNGSQQVYIERFGRLELTPVRFRDDEHLIRIIQRIAARVGRRIDESSPMVDARLPDGSRVNATLPPVTIDGPTLSIRRFGHRRLRRSDLQQLGMFSSEMLQFLELAVRGRKNLLISGGTGSGKSTFLGAIAEAIPDHERIVTIEDAAELILDQTHVIRMETRPANVEGRGRIAARDLVVNSLRMRPDRIIVGEIRSAEALDMLQALNTGHDGGMTTVHANSPRDALSRVETMVLMAGLDLPSRAIREQMVSALHLVVHIRRYEDGVRRVESIAEVLGLEGNTPQMQDIFRFEPKTRVGRRIVGEFVATGIVPRIAEELRERDFGVPMSLFQRKSAGIPLT; the protein is encoded by the coding sequence ATGAGTGGGGATGGACCGGTGGAACCTTCCAACAGCCGTAGGGAACGGAGTGTCAACTCTCGAGGAATTCTTTCGCACATCAGTTCGACGTTGCCTCTCGACCGACTTCGAGCTGCTACAAAACGCAGCACCTCGCGAGGGAGCTCATCAGGACCTAGCATCGCAGCCGAATCGATCGTCGAGCGTGCTGGCAGCGCAGCCTATTTGGTGGTGCGTGGAGAACTTCATCAACGCTTACTCGATGAACTTGATCGCAGTAACTTGCTTTCTTCGAGTGAAGAACGATTAACGGACGAAGTGAAAGAGTTTGTCGAGGGAACGCTTGCCAGCGAAGACTTGCCACTCAATGAAGAAGAGCGGAACCGGCTGGTTGATGATCTGCTCGAAGAAACACTGGGGATCGGACCACTTGCCCCACTGATGTCGGATCCAGCTGTCACCGATATTTTGGTGAATGGTTCGCAGCAGGTGTATATCGAGCGTTTCGGCCGACTGGAACTCACTCCCGTTCGTTTTCGTGACGACGAGCATCTGATCCGTATCATTCAGCGAATCGCCGCGCGAGTTGGCAGACGTATCGACGAGAGTTCGCCGATGGTCGACGCGCGATTGCCCGATGGGAGCCGTGTGAATGCTACGCTTCCTCCCGTAACTATCGACGGACCAACGCTGTCGATTCGGCGGTTTGGCCATCGACGACTGCGCCGCTCGGACCTGCAGCAACTAGGCATGTTTTCGAGCGAGATGCTGCAGTTCCTGGAACTTGCCGTTCGAGGTCGTAAGAATCTGCTGATCTCGGGTGGTACTGGTAGTGGCAAGTCGACATTCCTAGGCGCAATTGCCGAAGCAATTCCCGATCACGAGCGAATCGTCACGATCGAGGATGCTGCGGAGCTCATCCTCGATCAAACCCATGTGATACGGATGGAAACACGCCCGGCCAACGTCGAAGGTCGGGGGCGAATTGCAGCTCGCGACTTGGTGGTGAATTCGCTGCGTATGCGACCCGACCGGATTATCGTCGGCGAAATTCGGTCCGCAGAAGCGCTCGATATGCTGCAAGCGCTCAACACAGGTCACGATGGTGGCATGACCACCGTACACGCCAACAGCCCGCGTGATGCGCTCTCGCGCGTCGAGACCATGGTGCTCATGGCAGGTCTCGACCTTCCGTCGCGCGCGATTCGCGAACAGATGGTCTCAGCACTTCACTTGGTGGTCCACATCCGTCGCTATGAAGATGGTGTGCGACGTGTCGAAAGCATCGCTGAAGTGCTCGGACTCGAAGGCAACACGCCGCAGATGCAGGACATTTTTCGTTTCGAACCAAAAACGCGTGTCGGTCGGCGCATTGTGGGTGAATTTGTGGCGACCGGCATTGTGCCACGAATCGCTGAAGAACTGCGGGAGCGAGATTTCGGCGTTCCGATGTCGCTGTTTCAGCGGAAATCTGCAGGCATTCCACTCACCTAA
- a CDS encoding AAA family ATPase has translation MAATPNILIISADPKLHEELQSALRAMGDRAPVAHFITETRQGIEAARSRSPDLVLVEMGRNLAALKSVTMELNSISPEMTVAAVFRPDVFGNDVSESAIVIEAIRAGVKDFLRRPVSTVELQDLLDRTRKQSARVSAPLGRVISFISNKGGVGKSTLAVNSACGLAQLYPGRVLLIDASLQLGVAASMLDLNPSATLTDAVRESSRLDEMFLRQLTAVHESGLHVLAAPRDAIEAAEVDDESISRIITLGRRSYDFVIVDTFPLFDRVVIAILDLSDRAYVVLENVVPTLLGAAKLLELLGGLGFPKERQRVIVNRFQSISGGLSLTDAATKLERTIDFALPYDKRIMVAANTGRPYAMNPSRWFGIGPTLKLLISDLASLAQMPRTEMETTSLPSGVASSIASSPPSVLSDRGSSPSIREVLP, from the coding sequence GTGGCTGCTACTCCCAATATCCTGATTATCTCGGCCGATCCGAAGCTTCACGAAGAGCTTCAATCGGCACTTCGCGCGATGGGAGACCGCGCGCCGGTGGCTCACTTCATCACCGAAACGCGCCAAGGAATCGAAGCAGCACGAAGTCGCAGTCCTGATCTAGTCCTCGTCGAAATGGGGCGCAATCTCGCAGCACTCAAAAGTGTGACGATGGAACTCAACTCCATTTCGCCTGAGATGACAGTCGCTGCTGTTTTTCGGCCCGATGTGTTTGGCAACGATGTCTCGGAGAGTGCGATCGTCATCGAGGCGATTCGAGCAGGTGTCAAAGACTTCCTCCGGCGTCCAGTTTCGACGGTGGAACTTCAAGACCTGCTCGACCGAACTCGCAAGCAATCGGCGCGAGTCTCCGCGCCGCTGGGGCGGGTGATTTCGTTTATCAGTAACAAAGGTGGCGTGGGCAAAAGCACCTTGGCGGTAAATTCCGCCTGTGGACTCGCGCAACTCTATCCAGGGCGTGTACTACTGATTGATGCTTCGCTTCAGCTCGGCGTTGCTGCTTCGATGCTCGATTTGAATCCCTCGGCAACACTCACCGATGCCGTACGCGAAAGCTCACGGCTCGACGAAATGTTTTTGCGTCAACTCACAGCGGTGCATGAAAGTGGACTACACGTCCTTGCCGCGCCGCGCGATGCCATCGAAGCTGCCGAAGTCGACGATGAGTCGATAAGCCGCATCATTACGCTGGGCCGTCGCAGCTACGATTTTGTGATCGTCGACACCTTCCCCCTTTTCGATCGTGTGGTGATTGCAATTCTCGACTTGAGCGATCGTGCTTATGTGGTGCTCGAGAATGTGGTGCCAACACTGCTTGGGGCTGCCAAGTTGCTAGAGCTACTGGGTGGTCTTGGATTTCCGAAAGAGCGCCAGCGCGTGATTGTGAATCGATTTCAATCGATCAGTGGTGGGCTCAGCTTGACCGATGCTGCAACCAAACTCGAGCGCACCATCGACTTCGCACTTCCTTACGACAAACGGATCATGGTCGCGGCCAACACGGGTCGACCTTATGCGATGAATCCCAGTCGTTGGTTCGGAATTGGGCCAACTCTCAAGCTGCTCATCTCCGATTTGGCATCGCTGGCCCAAATGCCGCGCACCGAGATGGAAACGACTTCGCTTCCTTCGGGCGTAGCATCTTCGATTGCATCTAGTCCTCCATCGGTCCTGAGTGATCGAGGCTCCTCTCCATCGATTCGCGAGGTGCTGCCATGA